One Gemmatimonadaceae bacterium genomic region harbors:
- a CDS encoding DUF4403 family protein yields MNMSRRREGRQQRGGEGRATAGRDGAWPPGDAGGLAAGARGARRMLAARRMLGVLALAAAVACDRTPDIDAPPPEVSEDAADTLLTLAPSVVESEIRYDLEPALAALERAVPRTFGDITQRLDVASNKRMHVAFEARRSPFVISVDSQRVTVSSIVEYEGRGWYKPPIGPEISAACGTGNVPKPRTRVRLESTLALQESWQLSARTRVTRVAPYSSESRDKCAVTIFRIDVTDRVMKATRQALEKELRTLDRAIAAVHTRERFERWWRDISRPIRLTDSIYLTINPKRVQLGGIRVDSSVAVASLRLEAAPRIGTGNRPNDFELFTPLPPLTKGALAGRGMRVALEGLFGYDVASGMLRRALVGKTLTWANRRITLRDVTLSGIGGGRVALGVRFDGQARGLVYLTGTPRYDNAVDQLLIPDLDYDLRTTSLFVKGLAFLGDNQIRDLLRQNARFPLQGELDQLRTRAERGMNRSLAEGVALVAALDPLKDVTVRARRDAIHVQADASGSIRLDIERPIDVKRAPSRSKPAR; encoded by the coding sequence ATGAACATGAGTCGCAGGCGGGAGGGTCGCCAGCAGCGTGGCGGAGAGGGGCGTGCCACCGCAGGGCGTGACGGCGCATGGCCCCCAGGCGACGCCGGCGGCCTCGCGGCTGGTGCGCGTGGTGCGCGACGCATGCTCGCCGCGCGACGCATGCTCGGCGTGCTGGCGCTGGCGGCGGCCGTCGCCTGCGACCGCACGCCCGACATCGACGCCCCGCCCCCCGAGGTGAGTGAAGACGCCGCCGATACCCTCCTCACGCTCGCGCCATCGGTGGTGGAGTCGGAGATCCGCTATGACCTCGAGCCGGCGCTTGCCGCGCTGGAGCGCGCGGTGCCGCGCACCTTCGGCGACATCACGCAGCGGCTCGACGTCGCCAGCAACAAGCGCATGCACGTGGCGTTCGAGGCTCGGCGCTCGCCGTTCGTGATCTCGGTGGATTCTCAGCGGGTGACCGTCTCCAGCATCGTCGAGTACGAGGGACGGGGGTGGTACAAGCCGCCGATCGGTCCCGAGATCAGCGCCGCCTGCGGCACGGGGAACGTCCCCAAGCCACGGACGCGCGTGCGGCTGGAGAGCACGCTGGCGCTGCAGGAGTCGTGGCAGCTGTCGGCGCGCACGCGCGTGACGCGGGTGGCGCCGTACAGCAGCGAGTCGCGCGACAAGTGCGCCGTCACGATTTTTCGCATCGACGTGACGGATCGCGTGATGAAGGCAACGCGCCAGGCGCTGGAGAAGGAGCTGCGCACCCTGGACCGGGCCATTGCCGCCGTGCACACGCGCGAGCGCTTCGAGCGTTGGTGGCGCGACATCTCGCGCCCCATCCGCCTCACCGACTCCATCTACCTCACCATCAACCCAAAGCGTGTGCAGCTGGGCGGCATTCGCGTGGACAGCAGCGTCGCGGTGGCGTCGTTGCGCCTGGAGGCGGCGCCGCGCATCGGGACGGGAAACCGCCCCAACGACTTCGAGCTGTTCACGCCGCTCCCGCCACTCACCAAGGGGGCGCTCGCGGGACGCGGGATGCGCGTTGCGCTGGAGGGGCTGTTCGGGTACGACGTGGCGAGCGGGATGCTGCGCCGCGCGCTGGTCGGCAAGACGCTCACGTGGGCCAACCGGCGCATCACGCTCCGCGACGTAACGCTCTCGGGCATCGGCGGCGGGCGCGTCGCGTTAGGCGTGCGTTTCGATGGCCAGGCGCGCGGACTCGTCTACCTCACGGGGACGCCGCGCTACGACAACGCCGTCGACCAGCTTCTCATTCCCGACCTGGACTACGACCTGCGCACCACCTCGCTCTTCGTGAAGGGGCTGGCCTTCCTGGGCGACAACCAGATTCGCGACCTGCTGCGCCAGAACGCGCGATTCCCGTTGCAGGGAGAGCTGGACCAACTGCGCACGCGCGCCGAGCGCGGCATGAATCGCAGTCTGGCCGAGGGAGTCGCGCTCGTGGCGGCGCTCGACCCCTTGAAGGATGTCACGGTGCGGGCACGGCGCGATGCAATCCACGTGCAGGCCGACGCTTCGGGATCGATTCGCCTCGACATCGAGCGACCGATCGACGTGAAGCGCGCCCCTTCACGCTCGAAACCGGCGCGCTAG
- a CDS encoding ZIP family metal transporter has protein sequence MSGGSAVWGASLAAVFVASAIPLLATWFLANRPALTAQLVPRLIMIAAGALLGAAAFHLIPESLARVSSGHVWLLTGAGVAALALLERVIHAMEHPAAGVSVTPHETLGHRSHLMPLGIVSDALHNTIDGALVATAFMTNPSLGVFAGAAIALHELPRELGTFALCVDGGMTPRRAILINAATGVLALLGAVIALAIGFDARRFGELLLPFAAGNFIYLAGAILVAQRRESRTGSLAMRIALVLAGVAMTAMLQGQH, from the coding sequence ATGAGTGGAGGGAGTGCGGTGTGGGGGGCGTCGCTCGCCGCCGTCTTCGTGGCCAGCGCCATTCCGCTGCTCGCCACGTGGTTCCTGGCCAACCGGCCGGCGCTCACCGCGCAGCTCGTCCCGCGCCTCATCATGATCGCCGCCGGGGCGCTGCTGGGCGCGGCGGCCTTTCACCTCATTCCCGAATCGCTGGCGCGCGTGTCGTCGGGACACGTGTGGCTCCTTACCGGAGCAGGGGTCGCGGCGCTGGCCCTGCTCGAGCGCGTCATCCACGCCATGGAGCACCCCGCGGCCGGGGTGAGCGTGACGCCGCACGAGACACTGGGGCACCGGTCTCACCTCATGCCGCTGGGCATCGTCAGCGATGCGCTGCACAACACCATCGACGGCGCGCTGGTCGCGACCGCGTTCATGACGAACCCGTCGCTTGGCGTCTTTGCCGGTGCGGCGATTGCCCTGCACGAACTGCCGCGCGAGTTGGGGACGTTTGCCCTGTGCGTGGACGGGGGGATGACGCCGCGCCGGGCAATCCTGATCAATGCGGCCACGGGGGTGCTCGCGCTGCTTGGCGCGGTGATCGCCTTGGCCATCGGGTTCGATGCGCGGCGGTTCGGCGAGTTGCTCCTCCCGTTCGCGGCGGGGAACTTCATCTACCTGGCCGGGGCGATCCTGGTGGCGCAGCGCCGCGAGTCGCGCACCGGGTCGTTGGCGATGCGTATCGCGCTCGTGCTGGCCGGGGTGGCCATGACGGCAATGCTCCAGGGGCAGCACTGA
- a CDS encoding multicopper oxidase family protein, whose product MFIVMKAIARSQAVESLAKGRGAVQRGHRVPFIVVLTSLAVLDVAPARASAQSPPRGEPLCPAGIAPFASPLCAELVPTPDLLGVTGMLELRAVRSPFGVAVTADGRLRHRLVARIAGLPAPSSLGDYGAYVAWGYDVTMAGERRLGVVRDGEFDLGELPWERFRVVVSAERSSSATARRGRLVLRATSPAALLLAHRDAMGAMNAGAASPASPTASPTESPHVEHAHHAGGWPAPPNDARIAPAPMAHPPPSTAPWRPDTAGAEVREASARRLVDLRDGDTLRLTAGFVRRTIGSRTFVMYGYNGQYPGPLIRVRQGAEVVVRFLNAIDLPSTIHWHGLRLDNRFDGVPGVTQAPVAPGDSFTYRLRFPDAGIYWYHPHVREDIQQELGLYGNLLVMRRARSRVPVHREEILALDDFLAGSEGAYPFGADAPSHALMGRFGNLLLVNGEPSYRLQLPTGSVVRFYLTNVANARIFNLRIPGARLKLVGADLGDLEREEWVESVVIAPAERYIVEARFDAPGEYAMVNAVQWLDHMRGSVRPAVDTMGMITVGRTAAHPDLGASFATLRSNRDVQEEIAPFRRFFDRPVDHTLTLGMRTTGLSPAMVAMLVGVAVPLDWNDAMPMMNAPLSGKDVTWTLTDERGRENMDIHWRFRVGDVVRIRLRNDPAVTHAMAHPIHFHGQRFLVASRNGVPNDNLVWKDTAVLPAGETMELILELSNPGDWMFHCHIAEHLGTGMMGLMTVTR is encoded by the coding sequence ATGTTCATCGTCATGAAGGCTATCGCGCGCAGCCAAGCTGTCGAGTCCCTCGCCAAGGGGCGAGGCGCCGTGCAGCGCGGGCATCGTGTGCCTTTCATCGTGGTGCTCACCTCCCTGGCGGTACTTGATGTCGCCCCGGCGCGTGCGTCCGCGCAATCGCCCCCGCGAGGTGAGCCGCTCTGCCCTGCAGGGATTGCCCCGTTCGCGTCGCCGCTGTGCGCCGAGCTCGTCCCTACGCCCGATCTCCTTGGCGTAACGGGGATGCTCGAGCTGCGCGCGGTTCGTTCGCCCTTCGGTGTCGCGGTGACCGCCGACGGGCGGTTGCGCCATCGTCTGGTGGCGCGCATTGCCGGGCTCCCGGCGCCGTCGTCGTTAGGTGACTACGGCGCGTACGTGGCCTGGGGATACGACGTCACCATGGCGGGAGAGCGGCGCCTCGGGGTGGTGCGCGACGGCGAGTTTGACCTCGGCGAGCTTCCCTGGGAGCGCTTTCGCGTGGTGGTGAGCGCCGAACGCTCCTCCAGCGCAACCGCGCGGCGGGGGCGACTCGTCCTGCGCGCCACCTCACCGGCCGCCCTCCTCCTCGCGCATCGCGACGCGATGGGGGCAATGAACGCCGGCGCAGCCTCGCCCGCATCGCCCACCGCGTCACCCACGGAGTCGCCGCACGTCGAGCACGCGCACCACGCCGGCGGCTGGCCCGCTCCCCCAAACGACGCGCGCATTGCGCCGGCGCCCATGGCGCACCCACCGCCCAGCACCGCACCCTGGCGCCCCGACACCGCGGGCGCCGAGGTGCGCGAGGCCAGCGCGCGCCGCCTCGTCGACCTGCGCGACGGCGACACGTTGCGGCTGACGGCAGGTTTCGTGCGCCGCACCATCGGCTCGCGCACCTTCGTCATGTACGGCTACAACGGACAGTACCCGGGGCCTCTCATCCGCGTTCGGCAGGGCGCGGAGGTCGTGGTCCGCTTCCTCAACGCGATTGACCTCCCGTCGACCATCCACTGGCACGGGCTCCGCCTCGACAATCGCTTCGATGGCGTCCCGGGCGTCACGCAGGCGCCGGTGGCCCCGGGCGACTCGTTCACCTATCGCCTCCGCTTTCCCGACGCGGGGATCTACTGGTATCACCCGCACGTGCGCGAGGACATCCAGCAGGAGCTGGGGCTCTACGGCAACCTCCTCGTGATGCGGCGCGCGCGCTCGCGCGTCCCCGTGCACCGGGAGGAGATCCTCGCCCTCGACGACTTCCTGGCCGGAAGCGAGGGCGCGTATCCGTTCGGTGCCGATGCCCCGTCGCACGCCCTCATGGGGCGCTTCGGCAACCTGCTGCTCGTCAATGGCGAGCCGTCGTACCGATTGCAGCTGCCGACAGGGAGCGTGGTCCGCTTCTACCTCACCAACGTCGCCAACGCCCGCATCTTCAACCTCCGCATCCCCGGCGCCCGCCTCAAGCTCGTGGGCGCCGACCTCGGCGACCTCGAACGGGAGGAATGGGTCGAGTCGGTCGTCATCGCCCCGGCGGAGCGCTACATCGTCGAGGCGCGATTCGATGCGCCCGGCGAGTACGCGATGGTGAACGCCGTGCAATGGCTCGACCACATGCGCGGCTCGGTGCGACCGGCCGTCGACACCATGGGGATGATCACGGTGGGCCGGACGGCGGCGCACCCCGACCTCGGCGCCTCGTTCGCCACGCTGCGCTCCAACCGCGACGTGCAGGAAGAGATCGCCCCCTTCCGGCGGTTCTTCGACCGCCCCGTGGACCATACCCTCACGCTCGGCATGCGCACGACCGGACTCTCGCCGGCCATGGTCGCCATGCTCGTCGGCGTCGCCGTCCCGCTCGACTGGAACGACGCCATGCCGATGATGAACGCGCCGCTGAGCGGGAAGGACGTCACCTGGACACTCACCGACGAGCGCGGGCGCGAGAACATGGACATCCACTGGCGCTTTCGCGTCGGTGACGTGGTGCGCATCCGGCTGCGCAACGACCCGGCGGTCACGCACGCCATGGCGCACCCGATCCACTTTCACGGCCAGCGCTTCCTCGTGGCCTCGCGCAACGGCGTCCCGAACGACAATCTCGTCTGGAAGGACACCGCCGTCCTCCCCGCGGGGGAGACGATGGAGCTCATCCTCGAACTCTCCAATCCCGGCGACTGGATGTTCCACTGCCACATCGCCGAGCACCTGGGGACCGGGATGATGGGCCTGATGACCGTCACGCGCTGA
- a CDS encoding transcriptional repressor, which yields MTVERQTQQTRRTRQRAAVRGALEDTLVPMRAQEVRAAAARRAPGIGLATVYRSLRSLIEAGEVALVTLPGETPRYELAHLHHHHHFHCRACGGVFEVEGCPGDLATLAPIGFAVDGHEVVLYGRCAGCAGCAG from the coding sequence ATGACCGTCGAGCGCCAAACTCAACAGACCCGCCGGACTCGTCAGCGCGCCGCCGTACGCGGGGCTCTCGAGGATACGCTCGTTCCCATGCGGGCGCAGGAGGTGCGCGCCGCGGCGGCGCGACGCGCCCCGGGAATCGGGCTGGCCACGGTCTATCGCTCGCTCAGGTCGCTCATCGAGGCGGGGGAGGTCGCGCTGGTGACCCTTCCCGGCGAGACGCCGCGCTACGAGTTGGCGCACCTGCATCATCACCACCATTTCCACTGCCGAGCCTGTGGCGGCGTGTTCGAGGTGGAAGGGTGTCCGGGCGACCTGGCGACGCTTGCTCCGATCGGCTTTGCCGTCGACGGGCATGAGGTCGTTTTGTACGGGCGTTGCGCCGGGTGCGCCGGGTGCGCCGGATGA
- a CDS encoding amidohydrolase family protein, whose amino-acid sequence MRFSPLTVAALVAAFNTALQAQPAARTIAPGIRQFVSIDAPVVALTNVRLVDGTGAPARDGQVVVIEGATIRAVGPASSTRVPAGARVVDLAGQVVIPGIVGLHDHMYYSSAAGGSMKMMLQSYPKLFLGAGITTIRTAGSTDSYQELNLRAAIEKGLAVGPELFVTGPYLQGPGVGPGAMHAVNGPEDARRMVRYWAEEGVTWFKAYTQISRADLGAAIDEAHKHGVKVTAHLCSVGYREAVALGIDNLEHGLFANTEFYRNKQPDACPTVGDSMIFADVRPDNPEVKRTIDEMIRHGVSLTSTLAVYETATPSRVREDPRVLEALIPDAAAAVKRWYDAAPNANDAPSREVLRKTMEFERAFAKAGGLLAAGSDPCCLHVIAGYGDQRNFELLVEAGFTPEEAVQVMTLNGARVLGIDRRVGSIAPGKQADLVVIAGDPTRNPADIRKVVTVFRQGIGYDSARLIASIKGQVGLK is encoded by the coding sequence ATGCGATTCTCCCCCCTCACCGTCGCTGCGCTGGTGGCGGCTTTCAATACTGCGCTGCAGGCACAGCCCGCGGCGCGCACCATCGCCCCAGGCATTCGCCAGTTTGTCTCCATCGATGCGCCGGTCGTCGCGCTCACCAACGTGCGCCTCGTCGACGGCACCGGCGCCCCCGCGCGTGATGGGCAGGTCGTCGTCATCGAGGGAGCGACGATCCGCGCCGTCGGGCCCGCATCGTCAACCCGCGTCCCCGCCGGGGCGCGCGTGGTGGACCTCGCCGGGCAGGTAGTCATCCCTGGCATCGTCGGGTTGCACGACCACATGTACTACTCATCGGCTGCCGGCGGCTCGATGAAGATGATGCTGCAGTCGTACCCCAAGCTCTTCCTCGGCGCCGGCATCACCACCATCCGCACTGCGGGGAGCACCGACTCGTACCAGGAACTCAACCTCCGCGCGGCTATCGAAAAGGGGCTCGCCGTCGGCCCCGAGCTGTTCGTCACCGGCCCCTATCTCCAGGGCCCAGGCGTGGGTCCCGGCGCCATGCACGCCGTCAACGGCCCCGAGGACGCGCGGCGCATGGTGCGCTACTGGGCCGAGGAAGGGGTGACCTGGTTCAAGGCGTATACGCAGATCTCGCGGGCCGACCTGGGCGCCGCCATCGACGAAGCGCACAAGCACGGGGTGAAGGTCACCGCCCACCTCTGCTCCGTGGGGTATCGCGAGGCCGTGGCGTTAGGCATCGACAACCTGGAACACGGCCTGTTCGCCAACACCGAGTTCTATCGCAACAAGCAGCCCGATGCCTGCCCCACCGTGGGCGACTCGATGATCTTTGCCGACGTGCGCCCCGACAACCCGGAGGTGAAGCGCACCATCGACGAGATGATCCGCCACGGCGTCTCCCTCACGTCGACGCTGGCGGTGTACGAGACCGCCACGCCGAGCCGGGTGCGGGAAGACCCGCGCGTGCTCGAGGCCCTCATCCCCGATGCCGCCGCCGCGGTGAAGCGGTGGTACGACGCCGCGCCTAACGCCAATGACGCCCCGTCGCGCGAGGTGCTGCGCAAGACGATGGAGTTCGAGCGCGCCTTCGCGAAAGCCGGCGGACTCCTCGCCGCCGGCTCGGACCCGTGCTGCCTCCACGTCATTGCCGGCTATGGCGACCAGCGCAACTTCGAGCTCCTGGTCGAGGCCGGCTTCACCCCCGAGGAAGCGGTGCAGGTGATGACGCTCAATGGCGCGCGCGTCCTCGGCATCGACCGGCGCGTGGGGAGCATCGCCCCCGGCAAGCAGGCCGACCTGGTCGTGATCGCGGGCGACCCCACCAGGAATCCCGCCGACATCCGGAAGGTGGTCACCGTCTTCCGGCAGGGAATCGGCTACGACTCGGCCAGGCTCATCGCCTCCATCAAGGGACAGGTCGGTCTCAAGTAG
- a CDS encoding ChaN family lipoprotein, which translates to MIARLSRTLPVVSLLALGACARAGGARIAPSPAPESRYVSSATGRDVGLEGVLQRAAGADVVFLGEQHDDPATHRVELSILAALGSGARPVVLSLEMFERDVQRVLDDYLAGKISEGEFLAKSRPWERYTTDYRGMVELARARGWTVVASNVPRRHATAVSRKGLAAIDSLPAAERGQVARELICPRNDDYYTRFADTMKGHSAGGGPPTAADSAMMRSMTDRFYEAQCVKDETMAESIVAALAAAPKDALVFHVDGAFHSDYGLGTAARVRRRNPGARVLVLSAVPVDTVAQANAAPFAKRGDIVILTRKAPAAPPSPAAPAK; encoded by the coding sequence ATGATTGCCCGACTGTCCCGCACGCTCCCCGTGGTCTCGCTTCTGGCGTTGGGTGCCTGCGCGCGCGCTGGCGGCGCGAGGATCGCACCGTCACCCGCGCCGGAGAGCCGCTACGTCTCGTCGGCCACCGGGCGAGACGTGGGGCTGGAAGGGGTACTGCAGCGGGCCGCTGGGGCCGACGTGGTCTTCCTGGGCGAGCAGCACGACGATCCCGCCACGCATCGTGTGGAGCTGTCGATCCTCGCCGCGTTAGGCAGCGGGGCGCGCCCGGTGGTCCTCTCGCTGGAGATGTTCGAGCGTGACGTGCAGCGGGTGCTGGACGACTACCTGGCCGGGAAGATCTCCGAGGGGGAGTTCCTGGCCAAGTCGCGCCCGTGGGAGCGCTACACCACCGACTACCGCGGCATGGTGGAGCTGGCCAGGGCGCGCGGGTGGACGGTGGTGGCGTCCAACGTCCCGCGCCGCCACGCCACAGCCGTCAGCCGCAAGGGGCTCGCCGCGATCGATTCGCTCCCGGCCGCCGAGCGGGGACAGGTGGCACGGGAACTCATCTGCCCGCGCAACGACGACTACTACACACGCTTTGCCGACACGATGAAGGGACACAGTGCCGGCGGCGGCCCGCCCACCGCAGCCGACTCGGCCATGATGCGCAGCATGACCGATCGCTTCTACGAAGCGCAGTGCGTGAAGGATGAGACCATGGCCGAGTCGATCGTCGCCGCCCTCGCGGCCGCGCCGAAGGACGCCCTCGTCTTTCACGTCGACGGCGCCTTTCATTCGGACTATGGCCTGGGGACGGCCGCGCGTGTGCGCCGCCGCAACCCTGGCGCACGCGTCCTCGTCCTCAGCGCCGTCCCGGTCGACACGGTGGCCCAGGCCAATGCGGCGCCGTTCGCCAAGCGCGGCGATATCGTCATCCTCACGCGGAAGGCACCGGCCGCGCCGCCGTCGCCCGCCGCGCCCGCCAAGTAG